A region of Argentina anserina chromosome 5, drPotAnse1.1, whole genome shotgun sequence DNA encodes the following proteins:
- the LOC126795473 gene encoding SMR domain-containing protein At5g58720-like gives MTSRYGVAATRQEEEAEQFLWSMLGDESELNLGVVRDVLFQCGYEVEKALDAFLELSSSSSSETWYCVGDTHHSYVEVLAGSTSGTHRCTNTDDISQMVVESFFNKSKRRRTEKEPRTINSRKKSVKQVQDSLDVAKGAEYDAYRGSAKQHWQSVTSHYQKAANAYSSGSRAYAGYLSEQAKVKAKLAREADEKASQEIFKARNKDKGVENDVMTIDLHGQHVKQAMRLLKLHLADGAKEQSLRRLRVITGCGARKSILKQSVIRLVQNEGIKWREENPGAVVIKLASLRQVQVHG, from the coding sequence ATGACATCCAGGTATGGAGTTGCTGCTACAAGACAGGAGGAGGAGGCCGAACAGTTCCTTTGGTCTATGCTCGGAGACGAGTCGGAGTTAAACTTGGGTGTTGTTAGGGATGTACTTTTTCAGTGTGGCTATGAAGTTGAAAAGGCCTTGGATGCCTTTCTTGAGTTGTCGTCTTCTTCCTCGAGTGAGACATGGTATTGCGTGGGAGATACTCATCACAGTTATGTAGAGGTTCTTGCGGGCAGTACTTCTGGAACTCACCGGTGTACGAACACAGATGACATCTCTCAGATGGTTGTGGAATCTTTTTTCAACAAATCTAAGAGGAGGAGAACTGAAAAAGAACCAAGAACCATCAATTCTAGGAAGAAAAGTGTCAAGCAAGTGCAGGACTCACTAGATGTCGCcaaaggagctgaatatgatgCATATAGAGGGAGTGCAAAGCAGCACTGGCAATCAGTAACGTCTCACTACCAGAAAGCAGCAAATGCGTATTCAAGCGGATCGCGGGCATACGCAGGTTACCTATCGGAGCAGGCGAAAGTGAAGGCGAAATTGGCACGAGAGGCAGATGAGAAGGCAAGCCAGGAGATCTTCAAAGCAAGAAACAAGGACAAGGGGGTAGAGAACGATGTCATGACTATTGATTTGCATGGACAGCATGTCAAACAAGCAATGAGGCTTTTGAAACTGCACCTTGCGGATGGGGCAAAGGAGCAATCGCTTCGGCGCCTAAGGGTCATCACAGGCTGTGGTGCCAGAAAGTCTATTCTGAAACAATCTGTCATCAGACTCGTCCAGAATGAAGGGATCAAATGGAGGGAAGAGAATCCGGGAGCGGTAGTGATCAAGCTAGCCTCACTGAGACAAGTTCAGGTTCATGGATAG
- the LOC126793290 gene encoding vesicle-associated protein 1-1-like, with protein MSTGELLSIEPLELKFPFELKKQISCSLQLSNKTDSYVAFKVKTTNPKKYCVRPNTGIVLPRSTCDVIVTMQAQKEAPTDMQCKDKFLLQSVKTNDGATPKDITPEVFNKEAGHAVEECKLRVVYVAPPQPPSPVPEGSEEGSSPRANAGENGNLNGAEFSNATKGFSEQFEYPQRSAEERALIVKLSEEKSNALQTNKRLRQELELLRNQGSKSSGGVSIIVVIIIGLIGLLLGYLMKNS; from the exons ATGAGCACCGGCGAGCTCCTCAGCATCGAGCCTCTCGAGCTCAAGTTCCCCT TCGAATTGAAGAAGCAGATTTCTTGCTCGCTTCAGCTCTCGAATAAGACCGATAGCTATGTCGCTTTCAAG GTCAAAACTACGAATCCTAAGAAGTATTGTGTTCGTCCGAACACGGGGATTGTCTTGCCGCGATCCACATGTGATGTTATAG TTACAATGCAGGCGCAAAAGGAAGCTCCTACAGACATGCAGTGCAAGGACAAGTTTCTGCTTCAGAGTGTAAAGACCAACGATGGTGCAACTCCAAAGGATATTACTCCAGAAGTG TTTAATAAAGAGGCAGGACATGCGGTTGAAGAGTGCAAATTGAGGGTGGTATATGTTGCTCCACCTCAACCCCCTTCTCCAGTGCCAGAAGGGTCAGAGGAAGGGTCTTCACCAAGAGCTAATGCCGGGGAGAATGGAAATCTTAATGGTGCTGAGTTTTCCAAT GCTACAAAAGGATTTTCGGAGCAGTTTGAATATCCGCAGAGATCTGCAGAG GAAAGAGCACTTATTGTGAAATTATCAGAGGAAAAGTCAAATGCACTTCAAACAAATAAGAGGCTTCGTCAGGAGCTG GAACTCTTGAGGAATCAAGGGAGCAAAAGCAGTGGCGGTGTTTCAATCATTGTTGTCATCATTATTGGTCTGATTGGATTGCTTTTGGGTTATCTCATGAAGAACTCATAA